In a single window of the Synechococcus sp. HK05 genome:
- a CDS encoding PhzF family phenazine biosynthesis protein yields MNTRPALLLEAFTDQPLQGNGAAVVWLEEPASASWMQRLAGSFKQSETAFLQREPGGPWRLRWFTPSCEVPLCGHATLAATLALAHWGCLQPGETLSLASRSGGLQVGLDGERPGAAHLQLPSAGIEPLAVPKELEALLGQRIERYWGSSLGYRVALLEAAAPLASLPCPSAQLQGQDRMGLVLMQALDGRGPELMGGACDYQLRFFAPGLGIEEDPVTGSAHALVAPWWMEQLQRNQVRGWQASERHGGMLCEAAGPGWVRLTGSAQLLWDGQINSSGAGCDPDDWRQAVRL; encoded by the coding sequence ATGAACACCCGCCCTGCCCTCCTGCTGGAAGCGTTCACCGATCAACCGTTGCAGGGCAACGGTGCTGCGGTGGTCTGGCTGGAGGAACCGGCCAGCGCCAGCTGGATGCAACGGCTGGCGGGCAGCTTCAAGCAGTCGGAAACCGCCTTTCTGCAGCGTGAGCCTGGTGGGCCCTGGCGGCTGCGCTGGTTCACACCCAGCTGCGAGGTGCCCCTCTGCGGCCACGCCACCCTGGCGGCCACCCTGGCCCTGGCCCACTGGGGTTGCCTGCAACCCGGTGAAACGCTTTCCCTGGCCAGCCGCAGTGGCGGGCTGCAGGTGGGACTCGATGGGGAACGGCCTGGTGCTGCTCACCTGCAGCTCCCCAGCGCTGGGATCGAGCCCTTGGCCGTTCCCAAGGAGCTGGAGGCCCTGCTCGGTCAGCGTATCGAGCGCTATTGGGGCTCCTCCCTGGGGTATCGCGTGGCGTTACTGGAGGCCGCCGCACCGTTGGCCTCGCTGCCTTGCCCTTCAGCGCAACTGCAGGGGCAAGACCGGATGGGTTTGGTGCTGATGCAAGCGCTTGATGGCCGAGGCCCTGAGCTGATGGGGGGGGCATGCGATTACCAGCTGCGCTTTTTTGCCCCGGGGCTCGGCATTGAGGAAGACCCGGTCACGGGTTCAGCCCATGCCCTGGTGGCCCCCTGGTGGATGGAGCAGCTGCAACGAAACCAGGTGCGCGGCTGGCAAGCCTCGGAGCGCCATGGTGGAATGCTGTGCGAGGCCGCCGGCCCTGGTTGGGTTCGGTTGACAGGCTCCGCTCAGCTCCTATGGGACGGACAGATCAACAGCTCCGGCGCTGGCTGCGATCCGGACGACTGGCGGCAGGCCGTGCGGCTGTGA
- a CDS encoding SpoIID/LytB domain-containing protein — translation MNWRRWLVGAPVGLGAMGLGFWAQAVLPSSSGVNGPLLEAMLASPPPHAVPKASARDDVQGVAAERMGREAGSLALAEPAEGTPLELEIRVAVVRDAQQLQLSATGPWWLRAADGRVLRQGSASETTGLQSAEPLPAELWLETSGGHAVQVNGQAYDGRLRLLRDPGGFLAVNHLPLEAYVASVVGAEMPSSWNLEALKAQAVAARSYALAHMARPASRHWHLGNTTRWQAYRGLASSHARTRQAAADTRGLILSYQGGIVESLYAATGAISLEAHGHLGASMSQHGAQELASNGQLYNQILGHYYRGASLARLRQGAG, via the coding sequence GTGAACTGGCGCCGCTGGCTCGTGGGCGCCCCCGTGGGCCTTGGTGCCATGGGCCTGGGTTTCTGGGCCCAGGCAGTGCTGCCGAGCAGTTCAGGGGTGAATGGCCCCCTGCTGGAAGCGATGTTGGCGAGCCCGCCTCCCCACGCTGTTCCGAAGGCCTCCGCCCGCGACGATGTGCAAGGTGTGGCGGCGGAGCGGATGGGCCGAGAGGCGGGCAGCCTGGCGTTGGCTGAACCCGCCGAGGGCACACCCCTCGAGCTCGAGATCCGCGTGGCGGTGGTGCGTGACGCCCAACAGCTGCAGCTTTCAGCGACGGGGCCCTGGTGGTTGCGCGCGGCCGATGGTCGCGTGCTGCGCCAGGGCTCTGCCAGCGAAACCACGGGCTTGCAGAGCGCCGAGCCCCTGCCAGCGGAGCTCTGGCTGGAAACCAGTGGCGGCCACGCGGTGCAGGTGAATGGCCAGGCCTACGACGGGCGCTTGCGGTTGCTGCGCGATCCCGGCGGTTTCCTGGCGGTGAACCACCTGCCCCTTGAGGCCTATGTGGCTTCGGTGGTGGGGGCGGAGATGCCCAGCTCCTGGAACCTGGAAGCGCTCAAGGCCCAGGCCGTGGCCGCCCGCTCCTACGCCTTGGCCCACATGGCGCGCCCGGCGAGTCGCCATTGGCACCTGGGCAACACCACCCGCTGGCAGGCCTATCGCGGCCTCGCCAGCAGCCACGCACGCACGCGCCAAGCGGCGGCCGATACCCGCGGACTGATCCTCAGTTATCAAGGCGGCATCGTGGAGAGCCTCTACGCCGCCACCGGTGCGATCAGCCTCGAGGCCCATGGCCACCTGGGGGCCTCGATGAGCCAGCACGGGGCCCAGGAGCTGGCGAGCAACGGCCAGCTCTATAACCAGATCCTCGGCCACTACTACCGGGGCGCATCCCTGGCACGGCTGCGTCAGGGCGCGGGCTGA
- a CDS encoding NAD(P)H-dependent glycerol-3-phosphate dehydrogenase produces MSLRIAVIGLGAWGSTLAGLFQEQGHQVMGWSRREGGDPVRLLANAELVVMATALQGVRELAARLGPHWPAGVPLLSCSKGIDLDQHCTPSQLWQQQIPDVPLVVLSGPNLATELAAGLPAASVLASHDQALAEQLQQALSSDRLRLYTNGDPVGTEVAGALKNVMAIAAGVCDGLALGANAKASLLCRGLVEMGLVIQELGGEAPSLYGLAGLGDLLATANSSLSRNYRFGLALAGGLDRDAALARVGATVEGAQTARAVLALAKCHGWHLPICEQVGALMAGTLEPEAAVRRLMGRGLRPEELVFA; encoded by the coding sequence ATGAGCCTGCGCATCGCGGTGATCGGTCTGGGGGCCTGGGGCTCCACCCTGGCGGGCCTGTTCCAGGAACAGGGCCACCAGGTGATGGGCTGGAGCCGCCGCGAGGGCGGTGATCCGGTCAGGCTTCTGGCCAATGCGGAGCTGGTGGTGATGGCCACGGCGCTGCAGGGGGTGCGGGAGCTGGCTGCTCGGCTGGGCCCCCATTGGCCAGCCGGTGTGCCCTTGCTGAGCTGCAGCAAGGGCATCGATCTCGATCAGCACTGCACCCCAAGCCAGTTGTGGCAGCAACAGATTCCGGATGTCCCCCTGGTGGTGCTCAGTGGCCCCAACCTGGCCACTGAACTGGCCGCTGGCCTACCAGCCGCCAGCGTGCTCGCCAGCCACGATCAGGCCCTGGCGGAGCAGCTGCAGCAGGCCCTCAGCTCGGATCGCCTGCGGCTATATACCAATGGCGATCCGGTGGGCACCGAAGTGGCCGGGGCCCTCAAGAACGTGATGGCGATCGCGGCTGGGGTTTGCGATGGCCTGGCGCTCGGGGCCAATGCCAAGGCCTCGCTGCTGTGCCGAGGCCTGGTGGAGATGGGGCTGGTGATTCAGGAACTGGGCGGTGAGGCCCCGAGCCTGTACGGCCTGGCGGGGCTTGGCGATCTGCTGGCCACCGCCAACAGCAGCTTGAGCCGCAACTACCGCTTCGGCCTGGCCCTGGCGGGAGGGCTTGACCGCGATGCGGCCCTTGCCCGGGTGGGCGCCACGGTGGAGGGGGCCCAGACGGCGCGCGCTGTGCTGGCCCTGGCCAAGTGCCATGGCTGGCACCTACCGATCTGCGAGCAGGTGGGGGCCTTGATGGCGGGAACGCTGGAGCCGGAAGCCGCCGTGCGCCGCCTGATGGGGCGCGGCCTGCGCCCTGAAGAGTTGGTATTCGCCTGA